The following proteins come from a genomic window of Populus nigra chromosome 6, ddPopNigr1.1, whole genome shotgun sequence:
- the LOC133695639 gene encoding small ribosomal subunit protein uS9: MAAPKESVQCFGRKKTAVAVTHCKRGRGLIKINGCPIELVEPEILRFKAYEPILLLGRQRFAGVDMRIRVKGGGHTSQIYAIRQSIAKALVAFYQKYVDEQSKKEIKDILVRYDRTLLVADPRRCETKKFGGRGARARFQKSYR, translated from the coding sequence ATGGCGGCGCCGAAGGAGTCCGTGCAGTGCTTCGGCAGGAAGAAAACAGCAGTCGCAGTCACCCACTGCAAGCGCGGTCGCGGCCTTATCAAGATCAACGGCTGCCCAATCGAGCTAGTTGAGCCTGAAATCCTCCGATTCAAGGCCTATGAACCAATCCTTCTCCTAGGACGACAACGTTTTGCTGGAGTGGACATGAGGATCCGTGTCAAGGGTGGAGGACACACGTCTCAGATCTATGCGATCAGGCAGAGCATAGCGAAGGCACTTGTGGCGTTTTATCAGAAGTATGTGGATGAGCAGAGCAAGAAGGAGATAAAGGACATTTTGGTGAGGTATGATAGGACTTTGCTTGTTGCTGATCCTAGAAGGTGCGAGACTAAGAAGTTTGGTGGA
- the LOC133697204 gene encoding ARM REPEAT PROTEIN INTERACTING WITH ABF2-like produces MELKKHLDQRLPERKGQKRKLEEEIEEEQREISAVEEAAAAPYGEARKVILNEVYAQVNILNSTFSWDEAHRATAKRATHVLAELAKNEEVVNLIVEGGAVPELVKHLQVPPSSEVDHDNSKPFEHEVEKGSAFALGLLAVKPEHQQLIVDAGALSHLVSLLKRQRDVHKDGSDSRAVNSVIRRAADAITNLAHENSSIKTRVRMEGGIPPLVELLEFTDTKVQRAAAGALRTLAFKNDENKNQIVECNALPALILMLRSDAAAIHYEAVGVIGNLVHSSPSIKREVLAAGALQPVIGLLSSCCSESQREAALLLGQFAATDSDCKVHIVQRGAVQPLIEMLQSPDVQLREMSAFALGRLAQDTHNQAGIAQNGGLVPLLKLLDSKNGSLQHNAAFSLYGLADNEDNVSDFISVGGVQKLQDGEFTVQATKDCVAKTLKRLEEKIHGRVLNHLLYLMRVAEKAVQRRVALALAHLCSPDDQRAIFINNSGLDLLLGLLGSSSPKQQLDGAIALYRLANKATILSPVDAAPPSPTPQVYLGEQYVNNATLSDVTFLVEGRRFYAHRICLLASSDAFRAMFDGGYREKDARDIEIPNIRWEVFELMMRFIYTGSVDVTLGIAQDLLRAADQYLLEGLKRLCEYTIAQDITLENISSMYELSEAFHAISLRHRCILFILEQFDKLSDKPRHSQLIHRIIPEIRDYFDRALTKPNQHNLRL; encoded by the exons ATGGAGCTGAAGAAGCACCTAGATCAGAGGCTCCCTGAGAGGAAGGGGCAAAAAAGGAAACTTGAAGAGGAAATCGAGGAGGAGCAGAGGGAGATCTCGGCGGTGGAGGAGGCCGCTGCAGCTCCCTACGGCGAGGCACGGAAAGTGATATTGAACGAGGTGTATGCTCAGGTTAATATCCTCAACTCTACCTTCTCATGGGACGAAGCTCATCGCGCCACCGCCAAACGCGCTACTCACGTCCTCGCAGAACTCGCAAAAAACG AGGAAGTAGTGAACTTGATTGTTGAAGGAGGTGCAGTTCCTGAACTGGTTAAGCATCTTCAAGTACCACCGTCAAGTGAAGTTGATCATGATAATTCGAAGCCGTTTGAGCATGAAGTCGAGAAAGGAAGTGCTTTTGCGCTTGGGCTGCTTGCAGTCAAG CCAGAGCATCAGCAACTCATTGTTGATGCTGGGGCTTTGTCACATCTTGTGAGCTTGTTGAAGAGGCAAAGGGATGTTCACAAGGATGGTTCTGATTCTCGAGCTGTGAATAGTGTTATTAGGAGGGCTGCTGATGCTATCACCAATCTTGCTCATGAGAACAGCAGCATTAAAACTCGTGTTAG GATGGAAGGTGGGATTCCTCCTCTGGTTGAGTTGCTTGAATTCACTGACACAAAGGTGCAAAGAGCAGCTGCTGGGGCACTTAGAACCCTGGCTTTTAAGAATGATGAGAACAAGAATCAG ATTGTTGAATGCAATGCTCTTCCTGCCCTTATATTAATGTTACGATCTGATGCTGCTGCCATACACTATGAAGCA GTAGGTGTGATTGGAAATCTGGTACATTCATCCCCAAGCATAAAAAGAGAAGTTCTTGCTGCTGGGGCTCTCCAACCTGTTATTGGTTTACTTAG CTCCTGCTGCTCTGAGAGCCAAAGGGAGGCTGCTTTATTACTTGGACAATTTGCAGCAACAGATTCAGATTGCAAG GTGCACATTGTACAAAGGGGTGCTGTTCAACCTTTGATCGAGATGCTCCAGTCTCCCGATGTCCAACTGAGAGAAATGTCAGCATTTGCATTGGGGAGGTTGGCACAg GACACACACAACCAAGCTGGTATAGCCCAAAATGGTGGTCTAGTGCCATTACTGAAGCTTCTGGATTCAAAGAATGGATCTCTTCAACATAATGCTGCATTTTCTCTGTATGGCCTTGCAGATAATGAG GACAACGTCTCTGATTTTATCAGTGTGGGAGGTGTTCAGAAGCTGCAGGATGGAGAGTTTACTGTTCAG GCAACAAAAGATTGTGTAGCCAAGACTTTGAAAAGATTGGAGGAGAAGATTCATGGAaga GTTTTAAACCACTTATTGTATCTAATGCGTGTAGCGGAGAAGGCTGTCCAACGACGTGTTGCTCTAGCTCTTGCACATCTTTGTTCCCCAGATGACCAGAGAGCAATATTCATTAATAATAGTG GATTGGATTTACTCCTTGGGCTTCTTGGCTCTTCAAGCCCAAAGCAACAACTTGATGGAGCCATAGCTCTTTACAGGTTGGCCAACAAAGCAACGATTCTTTCTCCTGTGGATGCGGCTCCTCCTTCTCCAACACCGCAG GTGTATTTAGGAGAGCAGTATGTAAACAATGCTACATTGTCGGATGTCACCTTTCTTGTCGAAG GTAGACGATTCTATGCCCACAGAATTTGCCTGCTTGCTTCCTCAGATGCATTTCGGGCAATGTTTGATGGTGGTTACCGG GAAAAGGATGCAAGGGACATTGAAATTCCAAATATCAGATGGGAGGTTTTTGAGCTGATGATGAG ATTCATATACACAGGTTCAGTAGATGTTACATTAGGTATCGCACAGGATCTCCTCAGGGCTGCTGACCAATATCTCTTAGAGGGGCTTAAGCGACTATGCGAGTATACCATAGCACAG GATATAACATTGGAAAACATTTCAAGCATGTATGAACTTTCGGAAGCTTTCCATGCTATTTCATTGAGGCACAGatgcattttgtttattttggagCAGTTCGATAAATTGAGTGATAAGCCCAG GCACTCTCAATTAATCCACCGTATAATACCTGAGATTCGTGATTACTTTGACAGAGCACTCACCAAACCTAACCAACATAACTTGCGGCTCTAG